One Ornithinicoccus hortensis genomic window, CCCGAGGTCTCCGCCCGCGCCCAGTCGATGGTCGACCAGCTCGAGCGCGCCGTGCAGGGGCTGGAGCAGGACCTGGAGAGCGCCCGGGCCACCGGTGACGAGCGCAAGATCGCGGAGGCGGAGCAGGCCCTCGAGGCCCGTCGCACCTGGCTGGAGTCCGCCCGCGGCGGCCTGGCCGAGTTCGGCGGCTGAGCCGGTGGTGCTGCAACGCTTCGACGTCGACGACGTCGCCACCGGGCTGTGCGCCTACCTGGACGCCTCCCCCTCCCCGTTCCACGCCGTCCGAGCCGCGGCCGAGCTGCTGGCCGGGCACGGATTCACCGAGGTGTCGGAGACCGATCCCACCCCGATGGAGCCGGGCCGCTACCTCACCGTGCGTGGGGGCTCGCTGGTGGCGTGGTCCTCGGAGTTCGCCGACGGTCCGGCGACGCCGTTCCGGGTGGTCGGGGCGCACACCGACTCCCCCAACCTGCGGGTCAAGCCGCAGCCCGACGGCACCAGCGCCGGCTGGCAGACCCTCGGGGTCGAGGTGTACGGCGGCCCGCTGCTCAACTCCTGGCTGGACCGTGACCTCGGGCTGTCCGGCCGTGTCGCGCTCCGGGACGGGGACGGCATACGCGAGCAGTTGGTCCGGGTGGACGACCCGGTGCTGCGGGTCTCCCAGCTGGCGGTCCACCTGGACCGCACGGTGAACACCGAGGGTCTGCGGCTCAACGCGCAACAGCACCTGGCCCCGCACTGGGGCCTGGGGACCGAGCCGGGCGACTTCCGCGGCTACCTGGCCGAGCTGGTCGGGGCCCGGTCCGCCGACGTGCTGGCCTGGGACGTGATGACGCACGACCTGACCCCGGCCCGTCGGATCGGGCGGGACGCCGACCTGGTCGCCTCGGCCCGGCTGGACAACCAGGCCACCTGCTACGCGGGCATCCGGGCCCTGGTGGACGCCGTGGAGCACCACGACGGCCCGGCGGTGGTGCCGGTGCTCGTGCTGTTCGACCACGAGGAGGTGGGCAGCACCTCCGAGCGGGGGGCGCAGTCCGGCTACCTCCCGGCGACCCTGGAGCGGATCGTGCTGGCGGCCGGCGGCGGCCGAGAGGACTACCACCGGGCGCTGGCCGGGTCGGTGGTCGCCTCCGGCGACATGGCGCACGCCACGCACCCGAACTACGCCGACCGGCACGAGCCGACGCACCGGATCCGGATGAACGGCGGGCCGGTGCTCAAGGTGAACGCCCAGTTGCGCTACGCCACGGACTCCCGCGGCGCCGCCGCCTTCACCCAGGCCTGCCAGCGGGCGGGGGTCCCGGTGCAGACGTTCGTCTCGCGGACCGACCTGCCGTGCGGCTCGACCGTCGGGCCCGTCACGTCGGCGCTGACCGGGGCGACCACGGTCGACTTCGGTGCGCCGACCCTGTCGATGCACTCCACCAGGGAACTGGCCGGCGTCGCCGACCAGGCGATGTATGCCGCGGCGCTGGCCGCCTTCCTGTCCCCGCCCTCGGCACGCGGCTAGGAGACCAACTACGAGGCGTTGCGGCCTCGGCGCTCCGGGTCCGAGCTGGTCTCGGTGATCCGGTAGGCGTCCAGCACGGCGTTGACCCGGCGCACGCCGCGGATGACGGACTCCAGGTGGCTGGGGTCGGCCATCTCGAAGGTGAACCGGGACAGCGCGACCCGGTCCCGGCTGGTCTGCACGCTGGCCGACAGGATGTTGACGTGGTGCTCGGTGAGCGCGCGGGTCACGTCGGAGAGCAGCCCGGGGCGGTCCAGCGCCTCCACCTGCAGCTGCACCAGGAAGACGCTGGACTCGGTGGGCGCCCACGCGACCGGGATGATCCGCTCGGGGTAGCGCTGCAGGCCCTCGACGTTGTTGCAGTCGGTGCGGTGCACCGACACCCCGTTGCCGGTCGTGACGAAGCCCATGATCGGGTCGCCGGGCACCGGGGTGCAGCACTTGGCCAGCTTGACCCACACGTCGTCCGCCCCGACCACGGTGACACCAGGGTCGACCGACTGCTGCTGCGGGCGGGCCCGCCGCGGGGTGGTCGCCTCGGCCAGGTCCTCGGTGGCCGCGTCCTCGCCGCCGACGGTGGCGACCAGTTGCTTGACCACGTGCTCGGGCGAGACATGGCCCTCGCCGACCGCGGCATACAGCGCGTCGATGCTGTTGTGCCGGAGGTCGGAGGCGACGGCCACCAGGGTCTCGTGGGTCATCAGCCGCTGCAGCGGGAGGTTCTGCTTGCGCATCGCCTTGGCGATGAGCTCCTTGCCGGACTCGATGGCCTCCTCGCGGCGCTCCTTGGAGAACCACTGGCGGATCTTGTTGCGGGCGCGGGCGCTGGTGACGAAGCCCAGCCAGTCCCGGCTGGGGCCGGCGCTGTCGGACTTGGAGGTCAGGATCTCCACCACGTCGCCGTTGACCAGCTTGCTGTCCAGCGGGACCAGCTTGCCGTTGACCCGTCCCCCGACGCAGTGGTGGCCCACCTCGGTGTGCACGGCATACGCGAAGTCGACCGGCGTGGCCCCCGACGGGAGCGCCATGACGTCCCCGCCCGGGGTGAAGACGTAGACCTCCGCGGCGCTGATCTCGAAGCGCAGCGACTCCAGGAACTCCCCGGGGTCGGAGGTCTCCCGCTGCCAGTCCAGCAGCTGGCGCAGCCACTCCATGCCCTCCATCGGGCCGGTGCCGCCGTCGGCGCCCGTGGTGATCTTGCCGCCGCTGGGACCGTCCTCCTTGTACTTCCAGTGCGCGGCGACGCCGTACTCGGCCCGCCGGTGCATCTGGTGGGTCCGGATCTGGATCTCGACCGGCTTGCCGTCGGGGCCGATGACCGTCGTGTGCAACGACTGGTACATGTTGAACTTCGGCATCGCGATGTAGTCCTTGAACCGCCCCGGCACCGGGTTCCACCGGGCGTGCAGCGCCCCCAGCACCGCGTAGCAGTCCTGCACCGTGTCGACCAGCACGCGCACCGCGATCAGGTCGTAGATCTGCTCGAAGTCGCGGCCCCGCACGATCATCTTCTGGTAGACCGAGTAGTAGTGCTTGGGCCGGCCGGTGACCACCGCCTTGATCTTGGAGGACTTCAGGTCGGCCGAGATCTGCTGACGCACCTTGGCCAGGTACTCCTCGCGCGCCGGGGCGCGCTGGGCCACCATCCGGACGATCTCGTCGTACACCTTGGGGTAGAGCTGGGCGAAGGACAGGTCCTCCAGCTCCCACTTGATGGTGTTCATCCCCAGCCGGTGCGCCAGCGGGGCGTAGATCTCCAGGGTCTCGGCCGCCTTGCGGGCCGCGGACTCGGCCGAGACGTAGCGCCAGGTCCGGGCGTTGTGCAGCCGGTCGGCCAGCTTGATCACCAGCACCCGGATGTCCCGCGACATGGCCACGATCATCTTCCGCACGGTCTCGGACTGGGCGGCCTCGCCGTACTTGACCTTGTCCAGCTTGGTCACCCCGTCGACCAGCATGGCGATCTCTTCGCCGAAGTCCTTGGTCAGGTCCTCGAGGGTGTATGCCGTGTCCTCCA contains:
- a CDS encoding M18 family aminopeptidase, whose translation is MLQRFDVDDVATGLCAYLDASPSPFHAVRAAAELLAGHGFTEVSETDPTPMEPGRYLTVRGGSLVAWSSEFADGPATPFRVVGAHTDSPNLRVKPQPDGTSAGWQTLGVEVYGGPLLNSWLDRDLGLSGRVALRDGDGIREQLVRVDDPVLRVSQLAVHLDRTVNTEGLRLNAQQHLAPHWGLGTEPGDFRGYLAELVGARSADVLAWDVMTHDLTPARRIGRDADLVASARLDNQATCYAGIRALVDAVEHHDGPAVVPVLVLFDHEEVGSTSERGAQSGYLPATLERIVLAAGGGREDYHRALAGSVVASGDMAHATHPNYADRHEPTHRIRMNGGPVLKVNAQLRYATDSRGAAAFTQACQRAGVPVQTFVSRTDLPCGSTVGPVTSALTGATTVDFGAPTLSMHSTRELAGVADQAMYAAALAAFLSPPSARG
- a CDS encoding RelA/SpoT family protein; the encoded protein is MSEDGVSPTSSQGTGVRARLARLGGARPGVNPVLEPLLRAVKATHPKADLSLIERAYTVAEKAHRGQLRKSGDAYITHPLAVSTILAELGMTPSTIAAALLHDTVEDTAYTLEDLTKDFGEEIAMLVDGVTKLDKVKYGEAAQSETVRKMIVAMSRDIRVLVIKLADRLHNARTWRYVSAESAARKAAETLEIYAPLAHRLGMNTIKWELEDLSFAQLYPKVYDEIVRMVAQRAPAREEYLAKVRQQISADLKSSKIKAVVTGRPKHYYSVYQKMIVRGRDFEQIYDLIAVRVLVDTVQDCYAVLGALHARWNPVPGRFKDYIAMPKFNMYQSLHTTVIGPDGKPVEIQIRTHQMHRRAEYGVAAHWKYKEDGPSGGKITTGADGGTGPMEGMEWLRQLLDWQRETSDPGEFLESLRFEISAAEVYVFTPGGDVMALPSGATPVDFAYAVHTEVGHHCVGGRVNGKLVPLDSKLVNGDVVEILTSKSDSAGPSRDWLGFVTSARARNKIRQWFSKERREEAIESGKELIAKAMRKQNLPLQRLMTHETLVAVASDLRHNSIDALYAAVGEGHVSPEHVVKQLVATVGGEDAATEDLAEATTPRRARPQQQSVDPGVTVVGADDVWVKLAKCCTPVPGDPIMGFVTTGNGVSVHRTDCNNVEGLQRYPERIIPVAWAPTESSVFLVQLQVEALDRPGLLSDVTRALTEHHVNILSASVQTSRDRVALSRFTFEMADPSHLESVIRGVRRVNAVLDAYRITETSSDPERRGRNAS